In the Fibrobacter sp. UWR4 genome, one interval contains:
- a CDS encoding PIN domain-containing protein — translation MNKAIEKSRILFLDTSAVVRLLQMHPDYYPVVSEVLDYAYEKNITLLASSVTLFELSQKACVAGEGVLARQYREFFEHSSNVKLCDVNGEIAVKAAELFAAANRTNHKLTEAESIRLATAFINGADCILTENENFANATDIPVVTLDEV, via the coding sequence ATGAACAAGGCCATAGAAAAGTCCCGTATTTTATTCCTGGATACAAGCGCTGTGGTGCGTCTCCTGCAGATGCATCCGGACTACTATCCCGTGGTGTCCGAAGTGCTGGACTATGCCTACGAAAAGAACATTACCCTGCTGGCATCTTCCGTTACCTTGTTCGAACTCTCCCAGAAAGCCTGTGTTGCGGGGGAGGGGGTTCTTGCCCGCCAGTACCGCGAGTTCTTCGAGCATTCTTCCAACGTTAAGTTGTGTGATGTAAATGGCGAAATCGCCGTGAAGGCTGCGGAACTTTTTGCAGCCGCTAACCGTACCAACCACAAGCTGACCGAAGCGGAATCCATCCGTCTAGCCACCGCATTTATAAACGGCGCAGACTGCATTCTGACTGAAAATGAAAACTTCGCCAATGCCACGGATATTCCTGTGGTGACGTTGGACGAAGTGTAA